From the Glycine max cultivar Williams 82 chromosome 11, Glycine_max_v4.0, whole genome shotgun sequence genome, the window TGTTATCAATAAATTCTTATCATGAAGTTATTATATGAATAAGTCATCTAAAGATTTCTATGTCGAACAATTTGAACAAACTCTACATTAATTGTAGACATTTACTATAAATGTGAGCCCCTGCTTTGTTTAAAGGGGATTGGTTACATGAAACTATGGTGCTTAATTGAAGATAAGCCATGCATTGCATACACCGAATTACATCACACAGGTACAAAGTTACAACGTCATTCACTCATTCAAGGCTTAATTCTCCACTGTGTTGGAGTCTTATATGTGGGCAGGGTGTTTCAGGTTCTCCACTTGTCCACAAAACCCTCAAATCTCCTCGCTTCCGCCCCAATGTCATCAGGGTCCCTGCATTAATGCATGAAACCATTAGCACCTAACTATATATAACTACTAAGCTGTTCAGAAATATCCTTGATAGTagatgatttcattttttttcttgataaaaaatgataaaataatattttttcatcaaaaGTACCAAGGGTAAATGGAACGATGTATAGTAGTGCCGGTTGGCCATGCCCGTCCATCAAGTTTAGTGCCACGTACGTAATTAAAAGGCCTACCAACATTAGGAACAAGTCAGGTCATTTGTATGTactcaatcaatcatgtaacttttaaatcaataataaaaaaatgattttatattgaaAAAGTTTCTcatgaatatttgtttttataatttgaaaaaaatagttattgaaGTCAATAACAGACAAGGTGATTGGTATTTGGTTCTCACCAAAGCCATATGCAACCATTGCCCACAAGAAATATCCACTTCTAAGGCTCTTATTTGCCAGCCAATCGTACCTGCAAAAACATTTTGATCAGGAAAGCTTTTTCATCAACTAAAaacttgcttaaaaagtatacTGCAACAGCCTTGCTCTTCCATTTGTTTTTAGAATGATGAATTACGATAATTCATCCAATAGAAGGACTAGAAAATTGCTGGTTTAAGAACTCAAAATTCCTTCATTCTTCTACCTTCTCAGGTTATAAATGTGAAAACAAAATTCCTGATAAATAGGCTGAAGCAACATTCCAATCCATAAAATTTGGACCTTGttattcaaatcaaattttggGTTGACATAAGTCATGCAAGGGATAAGGGGTAGAAAGGAGGGAGGAAATAAAACCTGAGTGAGAATGCCACCAGCATTCCTGGTAAAAGGATGTCTCCAAAACCTATGATGCTGTAACCACCCCATGGATCAAAAATACGAGGGAACTTCAGTAACATGGGAATTCCATCTTCTCCACTTCGATCACCTCGGGCTACCTATGGTGagtaaaaagtaagaaaaattaaaattagtaaatacATAGGGTGATAGTGATTGTCATGAATTAGAATAGAGCATAATACTAACCACAATCATGACACTTTCCTTGAAAAACTTCTTTGAGACAAACACCCAAAAGATGTCGTAAATGAAGGCACAGCCGAGAAGTACTGTACCAACCTAATTCAGGaaacaatcaaatcaaataacacaagtatCTTAGGGCCTAGTCGAGATAGTtgctagttttaatttttaaaaactaaaaccaatttttagttttagttttttgcGATGACTGGTGGTGTGGTGACAATGATAGTCAACGGTAGAGATGTTAGTGGTGATAGCAGTAGTGATGGTGGCAACAACAATCATGATCGTAACAATGTGGCATCAACAATGGTGTTAGTAGGTGGTCATGGAAGTAATGACAATGATGATGGTAGTGACAATATTGGTTGACTAGCCATAGCAGTAGCGACAACAATGGTAGTGGTGGTGGTAGGTGAGTGTGGACGGGGGCAATGGAAGTGGAGATGACAGTTGCAGCGATGACCAGTGGTAGTGGTCATAGTGACAGTAATGATGATAGTGGTGACAACCAATGGTGGTGGTCGGTGGTGAAGGCAGCAGCAGCTGATCGGTAGTAATGGTGGTGACTGTGATAGTAGCAGTAACATGTGGGCCTTTTAGGAGAGTTGGGAGATTTGAATGGGTTATTTTTACAACTAAAAAccaattcttttttagttttaaaaattaagttaaaaatgttttgaaaCTTGGTTAACAATCAATTCATTTAGCTAAacacattttgttttgaaatttgcatttgaaaaaaaaaattaaaaacttacaaTCACCCAGAACAAGCCCTTGATTTTCATAAAGAAACATTTCATGTACCATAAATATATCAAGACAGACTCTAACTTGACAAATTACAGATGTGAGTCTTTGCTGAAAAAGCAGGAGTGGAAAATAGAAGCAATGCAACACCAGATGCACTTACcaattaaatatgttgttagttCATTTCTTCCCAATAAAAGATGTACCAAAAAATTGACTAAGTAAATATCAGAGTGCCCATTAAATGGCTTCTACTGAAAAGTAACAGTATTcaagaataattttatcataaagtgcAGGACAAACATAATATAAGCTTAAATAATTACCTTGAGATTTGGTACATGTACAATCTGTAGAACTGTGATTATCAGTGCAATTCCCTGTTAGAACAaccaatgaaaaagaaattatgatTAAACGGACAGTGACTGTCTTTGAAAATGACAAATTTCCTTTAGACCTTGAGTGTCTGTCTACATGATATGTTTGAACGAGAGGAATAACACATTTAAGACTGGAGAAAAATTTATCCTTACAAGTATATCTTGACCAATCCAGGCAAAGGATACGTTGCGATAAACTGCCCAGAGAACGGCAAATGTTATACAGAATGGAGAAACAGCCAAAGTCAGGTATGAAATGGCTCCTAAGAAAGGTACTTTGATGTATGACTCTCCAGCATGCTTGAACCACCTGCAcaggaaaacaaaataagattCTTCTACAACATTGTGGAGGAAGTGAGGAACACAACGACAACTTCAATTAAAAAGGACATAAAAGAATGCAAGGCTGGAAACTCAAACATTCTAGAACACAGCATCATCaatctttgaaatttgaaaattactcTCAAACGTGAGGAAAGAAGAGACTAATTTACCTTATGACATGATTTTCACCAGTACAAGGTATTAAAGCATCCTGATCCTATATCATTTGaaacatttatataatatataatatactttatgaaaataattaatgaaatatacATTTAAATGAAAAGGTAAGATAATTCCTTTAATGCTTAAGAAATCAAGCTGATCACAAAAGGCAACCCATCCAAATTCCAACAGGATTTGTTATTATCATAAAACACATGTCCACTCTCCCCGAATCCAATTTGAGCTTCTCAAATAATTAAAGAGGAattgctttaaaaaataaaatatggcaACCTTAATAGATGGATACTaagactaaaaattattaataacattCATTAAAGATGATACACCACACCTGGACAAAAGAGCAACCAAGCATGTTTGCAAGCCCTACACATACAAGAAAAAATGTGGTTAGTGATGACTTGGCAGAGAATAACATGGCAAATTGGCAGGAAAGACAGAATTTGAATTCGGTTATGGAAACagagattttttataaaatgcacTCATGCAATATCATAGACATTAAACTGTTGGCTTCTTTTTCCTACATAGACATAATAagcatagatttttttttttcctcacagATGCAAAATTATCGAATTTTAGACTGATTTAGTGGAAGTTCATACCTCAATACCACCAATACAGAAGAGAACAACCAAGACATCAATGAACCACGACGACATCAATTTGTAAAGCATAAACAGGAAACATGAAGCAAATACAACAAAAAGCACTGCAGCTTTCACATTCATGTTTACAACTCCGCTAACACTAGCATATTTAGTGTTTGGGATTTCATCTGAAGCAtcctataaaaaagaaaaaattaacagtAAGTAGTAGCATCAACAACAtattaagaaaagaaatgagAATCCAACTtgagaaaatactaaaagaataGGAAAAACATACCTTTAGTAGCTTATCCTGTTCAATAGCTGCTTCTCGGGTTGTCCAAGCTGACCAATATGATGCACACAATATTGTAAGAACTGCCATCATCCAAAGAAATACTTCTGCTATGTCAACAGCTGGTCGAAATGGTGAGTACAGCTGCACAGACACTGCAAAacggcaaaaaaaataaattagaaagcTCTCCCCTCCCCTTTAAACAAACAACTAGTAGTTACATTGCAATTAAAGAATCTGCTCATAAGTCATAAGCATTAAAGATGTTGTGACTATCGCTTAGCTAGCTGCATTAAATAGAAACTATTACAAGTCCACAAAACATGCACAAGGAAGCTCACCAGATGAAGTAGTCGTCAGCATTTTTTCCAGCCTTGTACCTGCATCTAATGGAAGCATGACAGCAGGTATGTGTATGTTCAAATCAGTTTCATCAGGTTCGCAAACCATCTTGTACAGTTCTgcaaacaacaaacacaaataAACTTGACATGAAAAGAGAATTTAAAAAGTGTACATACTAGACATGACCCACCCAACACAACAGTGAAGCAACTTCtccaactatttaaaaaaaaaaaaaaaaaaaactaccatAAGTAAAGTTGCCTCAATTAAAAAGGACAAAGGAATTTTTACCTTTTTGGTTATTTATGATGAGGATGGCCGAAGCATTAGCATTCTGTGCAATATTTGCTTTTTTTGTGAATGTGCAGTTGCCTCGATCCACCATGATGACATCTCCCACAATCTGACAGTTTACACAACACGGTTGTACTACTAACATTTAGTACTTTGCTACACTCACTGACCAAAGTAAAGTACAATACAACATGTCACACATGAAGAACGAACCTTATTCTTTGGCGGAATACAACAATCCCGAGGATCTGAAAGAATAAGGCGCGTGTGCTTTGCATTTTTCTCTTTGGACACAATAGCTCTGCCAAATCTGGCACCCACACCAACAAATTCAACATCCTCGACACCATTGACCCAAGTTTGCACTTTTACCTGACAATTATAACAAGTTAATCAGCAGTCGAATTGAACTTGGGACTTATTAATTATTCAGGAACTAAATGTCTAATTGTGGACAATATGATTTTGATACTCCATGACCATGCATGCTTCTAGAATgaggaaaaggaaagaaaccCAGAAAtgatgagagaaaaagaagtgAACTTTGTAACGTGGGGTATACCAGAACGAACTGGTTCTCGCAACCGGGCTTTTTGGGAGTTGAATCGTCGTCGTGAACTATGTCCCCAGCTATGGCAGAAGGAGCATCACGGACAAGCAAAATTACAGCAGAAAACAAGAGAATCGAGGAAATCTTCTCCGAAGCCATGGATGCAGTGAGATTTATGAAACCATTACCAGCTCACAGTTCACAGTTGAAACCGAGAGAGACCGACGCAGCCGCGTCTTGGAACAATCAACTTTTGATTTTGAtccattcaataaaataaagaagaaatcaaagcaTATTACTATTACTATAGTATTTGTAAATACGAAAGGGAACTGGTGATACAGTCAATTAGTCATATCATATGCATATTATTAGAATCaatgtaaaaattaatcataattaaaagaagacgaagaagaacaACAAAATGAGTAATGCGGTAAAGTCACGGCAGCAACGCAGACTGCTGTTGGAGGACCAAAATGACACGCcatccataaaattaattagttagttaatttaattaataaatttatattttatttttaaattattcacaaaattaaataatttattgataataattaattactttgcAAATAATTTAACgaataattttttcatcaatatatatattgtttataagtaaataaatacattcatttacataaaaaatgaataagcaTACTATTAATAgatttacaataaattaaaaatataaaaataaaaatagttaaaatttaaaagtagttcatatttcttaaaattaagaaaaatgaatttatttaaatcttcatatattcataattcataGTAGTTGATAATAACGTATTAGTtgatgaaatattaaaaatacaatttatcaaaaaaatattacaaatgaCTATcacattaaacttttttatatcaTGACAAGCTCAATGATTTGTCAATATCATTATCACGCAACCAGTTTTAGTAGAGGAAAAAGATTATATCATAATATTATTACGTAATTAGTTAATAACGTAATTATTTGACAATGTAGACTaagatcaaattttaaatttttacaggaattaaaaaataaaggactaaaaaacCAAATATTGAGTATTTTATAGGAGGACCAAATATCTAGGTCAAGTATATTTGATTAAAtccaattaataattaataattattataaagttgAAATCTCCATCAACAAGCATGTAGAGTTAAAGTGTACATTATATACAGGGAGAGAAAGAGGGATTGGTTAGTCCAGAGGTTCAGCGGGGTTTGATCCCCGGCAACggcaagtttcttttttttaaaacaaattactgGATTGATTTCCAGTATCATGTTTACATACAGAAAGGACTGGAATCCAGAATAGAATCATTTCCCTCTAATTATCCCATTACTTTATGGACAATAATATTCTGTTCTATTTGGTGTTACAAAGTATGATTCCAACATTAGCAGCAATCATCCACATTTTCTTCATGCGACAATATACACATTCTTTTGACTATCGTGAGTAGTAACCCAGTCTCAGTTCAAATAAGCACAAGCAGAGAATGTAGCACTTGCTACCAACTTTAAGGTCAAACCAGCAACAGCAATGGCTTAAATTATGGATTACTGCAGTAGGTTTTGGTCAAGTGCACACTACACTTTTAAACTCGTGCAATAGGAGAGAAAGGTGGGTTTAGCACGTAGGGTCGAGGAATTCCCTTATGAATCTTGTACCTCCTCCTTTTAACGAGTTCTTATTCCCTTCTTTTGTGACTGAGTTGATAAATAATTCTACCTCCTCCTCAAGAAGCATTTTCAATGAATTGCATCGAGATATCTGTTGGTTTTTCTCCTGCCCCGCCCCACTGAAGGTGGAGTTGCCATGCAAAATAGCAACACAAATGGAGAAAGCTTGTAACGGGGATAGGTTTGCATGGAAATCAACTGCATATTGCCCCTCTTCAACCATCGTCATGCCAAAGGTAGGAGTTCTCTCTTTGGCTCCCTATGCACCAGAATGAGAGATaggtaacataaaaaaaaatcaaaatctcaTAAATGAACCATGATAAAAGGGCAGCACTGAATGAAACAGAAAAGGCTTCAATTGGAATCACAACGGCATTTGACATCTTATGAAGATGCATGCCTCATGGAATTAGATCATCGTGCAATATAGAGACTAGAGTCAgtatcattttgatttttatccTATTGTAGATGCATATATGTTCATTTGGGAAGAGAAAATACTAAAGTTAAATTCAGACGAattaaaccaacaaaaaaaaaaaaacatgaaaggaAAACTTGAGGCATGActatttttctatataaatctattttaagtccttTAGTGAAAGAATTTATGAGAAATTCAAGCTTTACCTGAGTGAAAAGTTCCAGTGTCTGATATCCCTCCATAAGAGTGCGATCTTCAGCAAATTGAATGCTAGGATTGCCTAAAAGAATAAGGGGACAAGCCATGTCCCAGCCGCCACAATCACAACCTCCACCATGTTTCCATCTATCAAGTAAGGATGAGGGACCCTGGCTTTCAGCACTTGGCAAACCATGGCTCCCGGTTGGTAGCACCACCTTCACCTGTTCTAGGACTTTCCTATCATGAAGGCTCTTTCTACTCTGATCTACACCTGAAGAGAGATCACCTAATTTTGAATGCGCTTCAGCATTTATTCTATCCCTTCTTTTGTATTTCAAGCTTTCTCTCTTGCGAAATGGAATTTGCAAAACAATGGCAGCCATTTCAGGGTTTGAATGCAATTCTGTGGATGACAAAGGATAGGAATTTGAATTATCAAAATCTGCATTGCCTGATAGAAGCTTGTTTTTAGTGGACAAAGTCTCTTCATCTGGCCTGAAAGTTTCTCCCTTCATTCCTCCATGAGAAGCTTTTAGAGTTTTAGAACAATGCTGCTCGCTGTAACACTTTTTTTCAGGAGAAACGTGTTTGCTTGAGTGTGTAAGATCATACAACACAAATTGTGTTACAATAGAGTTGTCAAACACTCCACCTTCTAATTTCGAGCATGAATTAGAGGAAACCAGCATCTGTGCTACCATTGATGAGTCTTCGTCACAATAATGGGATCCCAAGTCAGAGGCAGTACTTTTCTTTCTATTATCCATTGAATGAAAGGTATATACCCAATTGAAAGCATTGCCTGATTTCCATGTCTTGGCCACAAAGACATCTTCAGGGCACTTTACCTTAAACTCAAAAAATGGAAGTCCTTGTTTGTTTTTCAACTTGAGATTGCCATGAAGATGAACAGGAGAACATGATAGACCTGAAAACTGGATATCTCTATTGATAAAATCAGAAATAATGTCAGAATGCTTTGCTGTGTTAAAGAAGTCATTCAGCAAAGATCTCTGATAAGTCCTGTTTCTTGTACCATTTCTAGTGTCAGTTAATTTTACCACAGTAGTTTCCAGAACACAACTCACTGGGCTTGTCAAAGATTTTGACTTTGTAAATGAATTTAACCTTTTCCTGATGGAGGTGAGTGAGACttttggacttgatcttggtgAGCAGTCACTCTCTGATGGAGATTGCATGTGAGAGATTTCAACCATAGAAGAGAGTGGCTTTTGTAATCCATGAACTGTCTCTTTTTTAGGATGAAAATTACCATCAATTGGTGAACCAGAAACCTTCTCACTTCTGATTTCTGTAGAACCAATCCCTTCTACTGCACCATATTTTTCATCCCAAACATCTGAATTTATGCAAAATTCAATATAGCCATTTGAAGTGTTGTTCTCTATACTAGTCCAGGAACCAGAAACAGATGGAGATGGTGAGTCACTCAGATTTTCATCATCTGAACCACACAGAGAATCAACAACACTACCTGAAAAAGAGGCATCACTACTCCTAGATgagatttctatttttttccttcccctCATGGTGcccattttctttatatttataactTGCTCTGAACTCGGATACTTGGAACCTTGCGTCATTTCTATGTTACCTTCCAGTCCATGAGATCTACAGGGAAGGCTCTTTGGTGAAGTAC encodes:
- the LOC100815915 gene encoding signal peptide peptidase-like 2, with protein sequence MASEKISSILLFSAVILLVRDAPSAIAGDIVHDDDSTPKKPGCENQFVLVKVQTWVNGVEDVEFVGVGARFGRAIVSKEKNAKHTRLILSDPRDCCIPPKNKIVGDVIMVDRGNCTFTKKANIAQNANASAILIINNQKELYKMVCEPDETDLNIHIPAVMLPLDAGTRLEKMLTTTSSVSVQLYSPFRPAVDIAEVFLWMMAVLTILCASYWSAWTTREAAIEQDKLLKDASDEIPNTKYASVSGVVNMNVKAAVLFVVFASCFLFMLYKLMSSWFIDVLVVLFCIGGIEGLQTCLVALLSRWFKHAGESYIKVPFLGAISYLTLAVSPFCITFAVLWAVYRNVSFAWIGQDILGIALIITVLQIVHVPNLKVGTVLLGCAFIYDIFWVFVSKKFFKESVMIVVARGDRSGEDGIPMLLKFPRIFDPWGGYSIIGFGDILLPGMLVAFSLRYDWLANKSLRSGYFLWAMVAYGFGLLITYVALNLMDGHGQPALLYIVPFTLGTLMTLGRKRGDLRVLWTSGEPETPCPHIRLQHSGELSLE
- the LOC112998369 gene encoding uncharacterized protein codes for the protein MGQELEFDLNDKSCVGLSPDTVLPPHQYCLNVKKRCKNGKPTGKDEFLQLKENFADINFGRFRSTSPKSLPCRSHGLEGNIEMTQGSKYPSSEQVINIKKMGTMRGRKKIEISSRSSDASFSGSVVDSLCGSDDENLSDSPSPSVSGSWTSIENNTSNGYIEFCINSDVWDEKYGAVEGIGSTEIRSEKVSGSPIDGNFHPKKETVHGLQKPLSSMVEISHMQSPSESDCSPRSSPKVSLTSIRKRLNSFTKSKSLTSPVSCVLETTVVKLTDTRNGTRNRTYQRSLLNDFFNTAKHSDIISDFINRDIQFSGLSCSPVHLHGNLKLKNKQGLPFFEFKVKCPEDVFVAKTWKSGNAFNWVYTFHSMDNRKKSTASDLGSHYCDEDSSMVAQMLVSSNSCSKLEGGVFDNSIVTQFVLYDLTHSSKHVSPEKKCYSEQHCSKTLKASHGGMKGETFRPDEETLSTKNKLLSGNADFDNSNSYPLSSTELHSNPEMAAIVLQIPFRKRESLKYKRRDRINAEAHSKLGDLSSGVDQSRKSLHDRKVLEQVKVVLPTGSHGLPSAESQGPSSLLDRWKHGGGCDCGGWDMACPLILLGNPSIQFAEDRTLMEGYQTLELFTQGAKERTPTFGMTMVEEGQYAVDFHANLSPLQAFSICVAILHGNSTFSGAGQEKNQQISRCNSLKMLLEEEVELFINSVTKEGNKNSLKGGGTRFIREFLDPTC